A single genomic interval of Candidatus Methylomirabilis limnetica harbors:
- a CDS encoding cell division protein ZapA, translated as MEQLVSVVIRGEQYTIRAAEDPAYIQRVAAYVDAKLDGVAKGSQLLSPTKAIVLASLHIADELFKAEAERERSEGLVAMKLGTLSGLLVTALEDGASGSKGGDQESEASSGA; from the coding sequence ATGGAGCAGCTAGTCAGTGTCGTGATCCGAGGAGAACAGTACACGATCCGTGCCGCAGAAGATCCGGCGTACATCCAGAGGGTTGCGGCGTATGTCGACGCGAAACTAGATGGGGTTGCGAAGGGATCTCAGTTGCTCTCACCCACCAAGGCGATCGTCTTGGCCTCATTGCATATTGCGGATGAGCTCTTTAAAGCAGAAGCAGAGAGGGAACGATCCGAGGGATTGGTAGCGATGAAGCTGGGTACACTATCAGGGCTGTTGGTAACCGCCCTTGAAGATGGAGCAAGCGGTTCCAAGGGCGGTGATCAGGAGTCCGAGGCGAGTAGTGGAGCATAG
- a CDS encoding TIGR00282 family metallophosphoesterase — translation MRILFIGDIIGKPGRETVASVLPRLTEEQNIDLVIANGENLAGGYGLTGAMAKEMFALGVDLMTSGNHIWDKKEVEEYIAKEERLLRPANYPEPAPGKGSLVVDKGGCVVGVLNLQGRAFMPPLDCPFRVGDREIGRLRRETTLIFVDFHGEATAEKQAFAWYVDGRVSAVIGSHTHVQTADERILPGGTAYLTDVGMTGGHDSVIGMGIEGPIAKFLSGLPKQFRPATSAPRLCGVVVEIDERTGHSTSIVRIQREP, via the coding sequence ATGCGAATCTTATTCATCGGTGACATTATTGGAAAGCCGGGTCGTGAGACCGTGGCGTCTGTGTTGCCTCGCCTTACCGAGGAGCAGAACATCGACCTCGTCATTGCGAATGGCGAAAACCTGGCCGGCGGCTACGGCCTCACGGGCGCGATGGCTAAAGAGATGTTCGCGCTCGGTGTCGATCTCATGACCTCTGGAAATCATATCTGGGATAAGAAGGAGGTCGAAGAGTACATTGCGAAGGAGGAACGGCTCCTGCGGCCGGCGAACTACCCAGAGCCTGCTCCGGGTAAGGGAAGCCTGGTGGTGGACAAAGGTGGCTGTGTCGTAGGGGTGCTCAATCTACAGGGGCGGGCGTTCATGCCCCCGCTTGATTGCCCGTTTCGAGTGGGTGACCGTGAGATTGGCCGGCTGCGTCGGGAGACGACACTGATCTTCGTAGATTTTCATGGTGAGGCAACGGCAGAGAAACAGGCTTTCGCCTGGTATGTGGATGGGAGGGTGTCGGCGGTGATCGGCTCCCACACGCATGTCCAGACCGCTGACGAACGGATCCTTCCTGGGGGGACGGCGTATTTGACCGATGTGGGGATGACGGGTGGTCACGACTCGGTAATCGGGATGGGTATTGAAGGTCCGATCGCCAAATTCCTTTCCGGTCTTCCGAAACAATTTCGTCCGGCCACCAGCGCACCTCGACTGTGCGGAGTGGTGGTGGAGATCGACGAGCGGACCGGACACTCGACCTCGATCGTACGGATCCAACGGGAACCCTGA
- the folD gene encoding bifunctional methylenetetrahydrofolate dehydrogenase/methenyltetrahydrofolate cyclohydrolase FolD, whose amino-acid sequence MSARILDGKSIAAEIRREVQIEVAAITAQTGMVPCLAAILVGNDPASATYVQKKAKACKDAGITSVRIDLPADLPEASLLHEIERLNSDPTVHAILVQLPLPPHISERRVLGAILPEKDVDGFHPSNLGGLLVGNPLFVASTPLGILELLNRTNVVIEGKHAVIVGWSVVVGKPTAFLLLQHHATVTICHIKTRDLAYHTRQADILVVAAGKPGLVTGPMVKDGAVVIDVGVNRLADGRVVGDVDFPEVAQKASLITPVPGGVGPMTVAMLLKNTVDACRRLCGVIRPSGDAPVPSDKRTMAQP is encoded by the coding sequence ATGTCAGCGCGGATTCTCGACGGCAAGTCTATTGCGGCGGAGATTCGCCGGGAAGTCCAAATCGAGGTTGCGGCGATTACTGCGCAGACTGGGATGGTTCCGTGCCTGGCGGCGATCCTCGTCGGGAACGACCCGGCCTCAGCGACCTACGTGCAGAAGAAAGCCAAAGCTTGTAAGGATGCCGGGATCACCTCGGTACGAATAGACCTGCCGGCCGATCTTCCGGAAGCTTCACTGCTCCACGAGATCGAACGCCTCAATAGCGACCCTACCGTGCACGCCATTCTCGTTCAGCTTCCGCTCCCTCCCCACATCAGCGAAAGGCGAGTTCTGGGGGCGATTCTTCCGGAAAAGGATGTAGACGGATTTCACCCCTCTAACCTTGGCGGATTGCTGGTCGGGAATCCCCTCTTTGTCGCGTCCACGCCGCTTGGCATTCTCGAGCTACTCAATCGGACGAATGTGGTGATCGAAGGAAAGCATGCGGTTATCGTCGGGTGGAGTGTGGTAGTCGGCAAGCCGACGGCGTTCCTGCTGCTGCAGCACCACGCTACCGTTACCATTTGCCATATCAAGACCCGCGATCTTGCTTATCATACCAGGCAGGCCGATATCCTTGTTGTGGCGGCAGGGAAACCAGGTTTGGTGACAGGACCCATGGTCAAGGATGGAGCCGTCGTCATCGACGTCGGCGTCAATCGTCTTGCGGACGGCAGGGTCGTGGGGGATGTGGACTTTCCGGAGGTTGCGCAAAAAGCCTCACTGATCACCCCGGTTCCAGGCGGGGTGGGCCCGATGACGGTAGCCATGCTCTTAAAAAATACGGTAGATGCCTGTCGGCGCTTATGTGGCGTCATCAGGCCCTCTGGGGATGCGCCGGTTCCGTCTGACAAAAGAACGATGGCCCAACCCTGA
- a CDS encoding alcohol dehydrogenase catalytic domain-containing protein: MRAIQLVGPGIVELVELPMPSIGPGELLLEMRVCGLCGSDLGKIFGEMTLGRPVPLGHELVGVVKAVGEGVQRFAIGDRLAVAHHVPCGRCRYCLHGSESMCPQFKTTNIDPGGFAEFVRIPALQVAQTAFALPEEISDEAGIFMEPLACAVRAVKRSNVQVGDQIVVVGAGCMGLLVAQTIAAFGARPICVDLREERLELARTLGVETTLNVAGSDPLMALRSVTETEGVDGAILTAVSATMLEAVISVLRAGGKINIFADAGDAGRMAIDLSAFYRRELSLTATYSATPVELGEAIQLLASGQVRTFPLISHRFDLSRFDEGARLQRGGQATKVLFLPAGVSTA; encoded by the coding sequence ATGAGAGCTATCCAGTTAGTGGGGCCTGGGATTGTCGAACTCGTAGAGCTGCCGATGCCCTCCATTGGGCCGGGGGAGCTGCTCCTGGAGATGAGGGTATGTGGTCTGTGCGGGTCTGATCTGGGTAAGATCTTTGGCGAGATGACGCTTGGACGGCCCGTCCCGCTGGGCCACGAGCTGGTTGGGGTAGTCAAGGCGGTTGGCGAAGGGGTGCAGCGATTTGCCATCGGCGATCGCCTTGCCGTTGCGCACCACGTCCCATGTGGCCGGTGCCGCTACTGTCTCCATGGCAGCGAGTCGATGTGCCCCCAGTTCAAGACGACCAATATAGATCCCGGCGGCTTCGCTGAGTTCGTCCGGATTCCAGCCCTACAGGTAGCGCAGACAGCCTTTGCACTTCCCGAGGAGATTTCTGACGAAGCAGGCATCTTTATGGAGCCATTGGCCTGCGCCGTGCGGGCGGTCAAACGATCCAATGTTCAGGTTGGCGATCAGATCGTGGTAGTCGGCGCCGGGTGCATGGGGCTGTTGGTCGCGCAGACCATCGCCGCGTTTGGCGCGAGGCCGATCTGTGTCGATCTTCGGGAGGAGCGCCTTGAGTTGGCTCGAACGCTTGGCGTTGAAACGACCCTGAATGTGGCCGGATCGGACCCGCTGATGGCGCTTCGTTCCGTCACGGAAACGGAAGGGGTCGATGGTGCTATCCTCACTGCGGTCAGCGCCACGATGTTAGAGGCGGTGATTAGCGTCCTGCGTGCCGGGGGGAAGATCAATATCTTTGCGGATGCAGGCGACGCCGGACGCATGGCGATCGATCTAAGCGCCTTCTACCGGCGGGAGCTATCCCTCACGGCAACCTATTCGGCCACGCCGGTGGAACTTGGCGAGGCGATCCAACTCCTGGCCTCCGGCCAAGTCCGGACCTTTCCTCTTATCAGCCATCGCTTTGACCTGAGCCGATTCGATGAGGGGGCGCGTTTGCAGCGCGGAGGGCAGGCCACGAAGGTCCTTTTCTTACCTGCCGGGGTAAGTACGGCGTGA
- the rny gene encoding ribonuclease Y, with protein sequence MAIGIDQLVIALIVAVVGVVVGYLLRKQVVESKVAEAETLAARILQEAKKEAETKHREIELEAKELALQAKADLERETKSRRQEIEIAQRNLGQKEEALDRSVEQLDRRNRELDALVAGLGNREQAAAVKETQCAQLMEDAQRQLERIAGLTAAEGKKILLQNLEQEARIESMTLFKRIEDETRATAGEKAKEILAIAVDKCSQEFVMESTVSVVDLPSEEMKGRIIGREGRNIRAFERATGIDVIVDDTPEAVILSGFDPIRRAIAKEALQRLITDGRIHPARIEEVVEKVKGEIDEDIKKTGERTALELGISGIHPELMRLVGRLKYRTSYSQNQLIHTNEVTQLAGVIAAELGLDVKVAKRAGLLHDIGKSADVAMEGTHVSISAELAKKYGERPKVVNAIAAHHEDVEITCLEAVVLQIADTLSAARPGARRELLESYVKRLEGLERIANSFAGVSKTYAIQAGREVRIIVESGEVSDVQAYQLARDIAKRIEEELQYPGHIKVTVIRETRAVEYAK encoded by the coding sequence TTGGCGATTGGAATTGATCAGCTAGTGATCGCGTTGATTGTGGCGGTCGTAGGCGTAGTCGTTGGATATCTGCTCAGAAAACAGGTGGTCGAAAGTAAAGTGGCCGAGGCAGAAACCCTTGCCGCACGTATCCTGCAGGAGGCGAAGAAAGAGGCAGAAACCAAACATCGGGAGATTGAGCTTGAGGCCAAGGAGCTCGCCCTTCAGGCGAAGGCAGATCTGGAGCGTGAGACCAAGAGCCGACGCCAGGAGATCGAGATCGCGCAGCGCAATTTGGGTCAGAAAGAAGAGGCCCTCGATCGAAGTGTAGAGCAGTTGGATCGACGCAACCGCGAACTGGATGCACTGGTAGCAGGGCTTGGCAACAGGGAGCAGGCCGCCGCCGTCAAGGAGACACAGTGCGCCCAGTTGATGGAGGATGCGCAGCGACAACTGGAGCGTATTGCCGGCCTTACAGCCGCAGAGGGCAAGAAGATCTTGCTCCAGAATCTGGAGCAGGAGGCCAGGATCGAGTCGATGACCTTGTTCAAACGGATTGAGGATGAGACGAGGGCGACAGCAGGGGAGAAGGCCAAAGAGATTCTGGCTATTGCCGTTGATAAGTGCTCCCAGGAGTTCGTGATGGAATCAACGGTCTCCGTGGTGGATCTGCCGAGCGAGGAGATGAAAGGGCGGATCATTGGTCGGGAGGGGCGCAACATCCGAGCCTTCGAGCGAGCAACAGGGATTGATGTGATCGTGGACGACACCCCCGAAGCGGTGATCCTTTCCGGCTTCGATCCGATCCGGCGGGCCATCGCCAAGGAGGCGCTACAACGCCTCATCACCGATGGGCGGATCCATCCGGCGCGCATCGAAGAAGTAGTGGAGAAGGTAAAGGGAGAGATCGATGAGGACATCAAGAAGACCGGTGAACGAACAGCCTTAGAGCTAGGGATCAGCGGTATCCACCCCGAGCTCATGCGCCTGGTTGGGCGGCTTAAGTACCGGACCAGCTATTCGCAGAACCAGCTCATACACACCAATGAGGTGACACAGCTCGCCGGCGTGATAGCGGCTGAGTTGGGACTCGACGTCAAGGTGGCCAAGCGGGCAGGTTTGCTCCACGATATCGGGAAGTCAGCCGACGTCGCCATGGAAGGGACTCACGTCTCCATTTCGGCCGAGCTGGCTAAGAAGTATGGTGAGCGACCGAAGGTGGTGAACGCGATCGCCGCCCATCATGAGGACGTGGAGATCACCTGCCTGGAGGCCGTGGTGCTCCAGATCGCTGACACGCTCTCAGCGGCCAGGCCAGGGGCCAGACGTGAGCTGCTGGAAAGTTACGTGAAGCGGCTCGAGGGGTTGGAGAGAATCGCGAACTCCTTCGCGGGCGTGAGCAAGACATACGCCATCCAGGCCGGGCGCGAGGTACGCATCATTGTTGAGAGCGGTGAGGTGTCGGACGTGCAGGCGTATCAGCTTGCGCGGGATATCGCGAAGCGAATCGAAGAGGAGCTACAATACCCTGGTCATATCAAGGTGACCGTCATCCGCGAAACGCGGGCGGTGGAGTACGCCAAATAG
- a CDS encoding penicillin-binding protein 1A: MRRPPRAIVALLWSFLLLMAISLGVVGGLLVTYLQDLPTLDALEEYQPSLVTTLYSDHDEPFATFFEQKRSWVPLDNISRHLINGIIAVEDAQFYEHHGINFRGLARAFLVNLRAMRPVEGGSSITQQLTKILLLTPEKNLSRKVKEALLAVEIEKRYSKEKILELYLNQIYFGHGAYGVESAAQTYFKKSVDQLNIAEAATLAGLPRAPNYYSPITDKERAIRRRDHVLARMTERGFITNEQAASAFTVTFDEFSFEKTRNLGPYFVEYIRQQLEEKYGTYAVYHGGLKVYTTLNIDTQRSAESALIEGLRGIDKAKGFRLPRTRSLTAHDSGKSPLSYLIPKVGETLSATVTKILPRAIIVQVGGYQGDIALDKVPWLNASQPHQQLQIGMEVKVQVVSVNKRKKTLDLNLEQDPEIEGAFLALDPRDGGIKAMIGGYDFERSKFNRATQARRQPGSAFKPFIYAAAFDRGFTPSTIINDAPVSFPFLVDGKRIEWKPENYDRKFRGPTTLRYGLEHSTNVVAVKLIERIGVDPVITLAHDLGIESTLRREYALALGVSEVTLSEMVSAFGVFAHSGIRFLPYSIRKVVDNKGAPLEEYVPVSQRTMREETAFILTNVLKGVVERGTGSRARVLGRPVAGKTGTTQEATDAWFIGYTPNLVAGVWIGYDTKRSLGRHETSATLAVPIWTRFMQQVLKDTPSEEFPVPENVASVVVNYSSGRPTTLDDKDAIQEFFLK; the protein is encoded by the coding sequence ATGCGACGACCACCCCGAGCTATCGTTGCGCTGCTCTGGTCCTTCCTGCTGCTGATGGCCATATCGCTAGGAGTCGTCGGGGGCCTATTGGTCACGTACCTCCAGGACCTCCCGACGCTTGACGCGCTTGAGGAGTATCAGCCCAGCCTCGTGACCACACTCTATTCAGATCACGATGAACCTTTTGCCACCTTCTTCGAGCAGAAACGTTCCTGGGTTCCGCTGGACAATATCTCTCGCCATCTGATCAATGGAATTATCGCGGTCGAGGATGCTCAGTTCTACGAGCATCATGGGATTAATTTCCGAGGCCTCGCCAGAGCGTTTCTGGTGAATCTCCGGGCTATGCGCCCCGTTGAGGGGGGCAGCTCCATCACACAGCAGTTGACTAAGATACTGCTCCTGACTCCGGAGAAAAACCTTTCCAGGAAAGTCAAGGAGGCCCTCCTGGCGGTTGAAATCGAGAAACGGTACTCTAAAGAGAAGATCCTTGAACTCTATCTCAACCAGATCTACTTCGGACATGGCGCCTATGGGGTGGAGTCTGCCGCCCAAACCTACTTCAAAAAGTCGGTGGATCAGCTTAACATCGCCGAGGCTGCAACCCTAGCCGGGCTGCCACGGGCGCCTAACTACTACTCTCCCATCACCGATAAGGAACGGGCCATACGTCGCCGAGACCATGTGTTGGCCCGGATGACTGAGCGAGGATTCATCACCAATGAGCAGGCCGCTTCCGCTTTCACCGTCACCTTCGACGAATTTTCGTTCGAGAAAACTCGAAACCTCGGCCCCTACTTCGTCGAGTACATCCGTCAGCAACTGGAAGAGAAATACGGTACATACGCCGTATACCATGGCGGCCTGAAGGTCTACACCACACTGAACATCGACACGCAACGGAGCGCCGAGTCGGCTCTGATAGAAGGACTGAGGGGGATCGACAAGGCCAAAGGCTTTCGTCTTCCTCGCACACGATCCTTGACCGCACACGATTCCGGCAAGTCCCCCCTCTCGTACCTGATCCCGAAGGTAGGGGAGACTCTCAGCGCAACAGTCACGAAGATTCTGCCAAGAGCGATCATAGTTCAAGTCGGCGGGTATCAAGGTGACATTGCCCTTGACAAGGTACCATGGCTCAACGCCTCGCAACCGCACCAACAGCTTCAGATCGGTATGGAGGTGAAGGTTCAGGTTGTCAGCGTCAACAAGCGAAAAAAGACTCTCGATCTGAATCTCGAACAAGATCCCGAGATCGAGGGCGCTTTCCTCGCCCTGGATCCGAGGGACGGCGGCATCAAGGCGATGATAGGCGGGTACGACTTCGAGCGATCCAAATTCAACCGTGCGACGCAGGCCAGGCGACAGCCCGGCTCAGCCTTCAAACCGTTTATCTACGCCGCTGCCTTTGATCGCGGCTTCACCCCTTCCACAATCATTAATGACGCCCCCGTAAGCTTCCCGTTCCTTGTGGACGGCAAACGAATCGAATGGAAGCCGGAAAACTATGACCGGAAGTTCCGCGGCCCGACTACATTACGATACGGACTCGAACACTCCACCAACGTCGTCGCGGTGAAGCTTATCGAGCGGATTGGAGTCGATCCGGTCATCACGCTGGCCCATGATCTAGGAATCGAGAGCACGCTACGGAGGGAATATGCCCTGGCTCTCGGCGTCTCGGAGGTTACATTATCGGAGATGGTCTCGGCATTCGGTGTCTTTGCGCATTCAGGAATCCGGTTTCTGCCATACAGCATCAGGAAGGTGGTGGACAACAAGGGGGCACCCCTGGAAGAGTACGTCCCGGTGAGTCAGCGGACGATGAGGGAGGAGACGGCATTCATTTTGACCAACGTCTTAAAGGGTGTCGTCGAGAGAGGGACTGGGTCTCGAGCGCGCGTACTGGGAAGACCTGTCGCAGGTAAGACCGGGACCACTCAGGAAGCGACCGATGCCTGGTTCATCGGGTATACGCCCAACCTTGTGGCGGGGGTCTGGATTGGCTATGATACCAAGCGATCACTTGGCCGGCACGAAACGAGCGCCACCCTTGCCGTTCCCATCTGGACTCGCTTCATGCAACAAGTCCTTAAGGATACCCCATCAGAAGAGTTCCCCGTGCCGGAGAACGTGGCCTCAGTAGTGGTGAACTACTCCTCTGGACGCCCCACTACCCTCGACGACAAAGACGCTATCCAGGAGTTTTTCCTCAAGTAA
- a CDS encoding gamma-butyrobetaine hydroxylase-like domain-containing protein, giving the protein MIPTRSSDPAEVIVERQERVMIITWRDGHRSVYSFDALRRDCPCASCDDARSKRLNARNLQVLSGPVLKPGEVQVTGSRSVGWYALNFTWSDGHDTGIYTYDLLRANCPCEQCSDSTLSGARG; this is encoded by the coding sequence ATGATACCGACGCGATCGTCTGATCCAGCCGAGGTGATCGTTGAGCGGCAAGAGCGGGTCATGATTATTACATGGCGGGACGGCCATCGCAGCGTGTACTCGTTTGATGCTCTTCGGCGCGATTGCCCATGCGCCTCGTGCGATGACGCCAGGAGCAAGAGACTGAACGCCAGGAATCTCCAGGTTCTCAGCGGTCCAGTTTTGAAGCCCGGTGAGGTTCAGGTTACAGGCTCTCGCTCTGTGGGTTGGTATGCACTGAACTTTACCTGGAGCGATGGGCACGATACCGGTATCTATACGTATGACTTACTGCGGGCGAACTGCCCCTGCGAACAATGCTCCGACTCAACCTTATCTGGGGCCAGAGGATGA
- a CDS encoding zinc-dependent alcohol dehydrogenase, giving the protein MIPVNVPSRTMVAAVLHGAEDVRLEEVPIPQLGPEDLLARVEAASLDFTDRKVYLRGSHPMIEIPGLFGHEWAGVVVARGEQADARWQPGMRVVAANSAPCTDPVPAARCRACRRSRQGMCERLLYNNGAFAPYIRIPGRIAEVNLYELPPQVPFEEAALAEPLACVMHAIRRVQVSDGDRVVVVGAGPIGLMFISALRNRYGQAIRLLSLDHHDDRLVLARSFGADEALNTAGGSLMAGVREAFGGGAEKADVVIEAVGSTQAHQEAFELVGRGGTLVPFGGVAEGALLSLDLHRLHYEEIRIFPIYHHTPGDFASAVNAIVRHEVPVARLITARLPLMELPRALEMVQNRTTLRTILFS; this is encoded by the coding sequence GTGATCCCTGTGAATGTCCCGAGCCGAACGATGGTGGCGGCGGTGCTTCACGGTGCGGAAGATGTGCGCTTAGAGGAGGTACCGATTCCGCAACTTGGCCCAGAGGATCTCTTGGCCAGGGTCGAGGCTGCTTCCCTTGATTTCACGGATCGCAAGGTGTACCTGCGCGGATCGCACCCGATGATTGAGATCCCCGGGCTCTTCGGGCACGAGTGGGCCGGGGTCGTGGTGGCGCGAGGGGAGCAGGCTGATGCCAGGTGGCAGCCGGGAATGCGAGTAGTCGCAGCCAACTCGGCCCCCTGTACTGATCCGGTTCCGGCGGCCCGCTGTCGTGCTTGCCGGCGTTCTCGTCAGGGCATGTGCGAGCGACTCCTGTACAACAACGGCGCCTTTGCTCCCTACATTCGTATCCCTGGACGGATCGCGGAGGTGAACCTGTATGAGCTGCCCCCGCAGGTCCCCTTTGAGGAGGCAGCCCTCGCCGAGCCGCTCGCGTGCGTCATGCACGCCATCCGGCGCGTGCAGGTGTCCGATGGAGATCGTGTCGTGGTCGTGGGAGCCGGGCCGATCGGCCTGATGTTTATATCCGCTCTCCGTAACCGGTACGGGCAGGCCATTCGTCTCCTCAGCTTAGATCACCATGATGACCGTCTGGTTCTGGCAAGGAGCTTCGGCGCAGACGAGGCGCTGAATACTGCCGGAGGGTCGCTGATGGCAGGGGTGAGAGAGGCCTTCGGGGGAGGAGCGGAGAAGGCCGATGTTGTCATTGAGGCGGTGGGAAGTACGCAGGCGCACCAGGAAGCGTTTGAGCTGGTCGGTCGGGGTGGCACGCTGGTTCCATTCGGCGGAGTGGCTGAGGGTGCTCTCCTTTCTCTCGACCTGCATCGGTTGCATTACGAGGAGATTAGGATCTTCCCGATCTACCACCATACCCCTGGCGATTTCGCCAGCGCGGTCAACGCCATCGTTCGCCACGAGGTTCCAGTGGCCCGCCTCATCACTGCCCGCCTCCCACTCATGGAGCTGCCGAGAGCACTCGAGATGGTGCAGAATCGGACCACCCTTCGGACGATCCTGTTTTCATGA
- the tyrS gene encoding tyrosine--tRNA ligase produces MDDVKARAYEQLRVLRRGAVEIISEEELLGKLERSLRTGVPLRVKLGADPSAPDLHLGHTVVLRKLRQFQDLGHQVIFLIGDFTGMIGDPTGRSETRKPLSVEEIQANAETYKRQIFQILDQGRTEIRFNSEWLSRMDFAHVIRLAAQYTVARILERDDFQKRYREGRPIGVHEFLYPLAQGHDSVVLRADVELGGTDQKFNLLVGRELQRDHGQEPQVAIITPLLEGTDGVQKMSKSLGNYIGIEEPAKEVYGKTMSIPDALIVKYAELVAGMSPEAIAAMDEGLKLGTLHPRTAKAEVARKLVALYHGERAGEEATREFDRIFREKGLPDNINVFIVDEISAVDVVWLIKESGGARSLSDARRLIRQGGVSLDGEVVRDEHAKISIDQEHLLRVGKRFFRKVKKNAQPLNNT; encoded by the coding sequence ATGGACGATGTGAAAGCGCGAGCCTATGAGCAACTTCGTGTCCTCCGGCGAGGCGCGGTGGAGATCATTTCCGAGGAAGAGCTGCTCGGGAAGTTAGAGCGCTCACTGCGGACGGGCGTCCCGCTGCGCGTCAAGCTCGGCGCCGACCCCTCAGCGCCTGACCTACACCTTGGTCACACGGTCGTACTGAGAAAACTGCGCCAGTTTCAGGATCTTGGCCATCAGGTGATCTTCCTGATTGGCGATTTCACCGGGATGATCGGCGACCCGACTGGCAGATCAGAGACTCGCAAGCCGCTGAGCGTTGAGGAGATTCAGGCCAACGCGGAAACCTATAAGAGGCAGATCTTTCAGATCCTCGATCAAGGCCGAACGGAGATCCGTTTCAACAGTGAATGGCTGAGTCGAATGGACTTTGCCCACGTGATCCGCCTGGCGGCGCAGTACACGGTTGCTCGGATCCTGGAACGGGACGATTTTCAAAAGCGCTACCGGGAGGGGCGACCAATTGGCGTCCATGAGTTCCTCTACCCGCTGGCTCAAGGGCATGACTCCGTGGTACTCAGGGCCGATGTCGAGTTGGGTGGTACCGATCAAAAGTTTAACCTCCTTGTGGGACGGGAGCTGCAGCGGGATCATGGCCAGGAGCCTCAGGTTGCGATCATCACGCCCCTGCTTGAAGGAACCGATGGGGTTCAAAAGATGAGCAAGAGCCTCGGCAACTACATTGGGATTGAAGAGCCAGCCAAGGAGGTATACGGGAAGACGATGTCGATTCCTGATGCGCTCATTGTGAAATATGCCGAGCTGGTGGCCGGAATGTCGCCGGAGGCTATAGCGGCAATGGATGAGGGGCTAAAGCTTGGCACGCTTCATCCCAGGACAGCTAAAGCAGAGGTGGCCAGGAAGCTGGTTGCGCTCTATCATGGAGAGAGGGCTGGCGAGGAGGCGACTCGCGAGTTCGATCGAATATTCAGAGAAAAGGGGCTACCGGACAACATCAATGTGTTCATAGTAGATGAGATATCCGCCGTTGATGTCGTGTGGTTGATTAAGGAATCAGGGGGGGCGAGGAGCCTCTCAGACGCTAGGCGGCTCATCCGTCAGGGTGGCGTCAGCCTTGATGGGGAAGTCGTACGGGATGAACATGCGAAGATCTCGATAGATCAGGAACACTTGCTGAGAGTGGGAAAGCGATTTTTTCGGAAGGTTAAAAAGAACGCTCAACCACTAAATAACACTTGA